From the genome of Phytohabitans rumicis, one region includes:
- the yidC gene encoding membrane protein insertase YidC has protein sequence MSLDWIYWAISWILLRWHSLWEAIGVPDKTVLGTNWAWILAIIFLVVTVRVILFPVFVKQIKSQRAMQALQPQVKALQEKHKGDRETLQKEMMELYRKEKANPLMGCLPMFLQIPVFLGLFHVLRRLDPAKMNKDLYGWTAEQFDSAASAKLFTAPIAGQFGSSAEELARLGANGTTVKIIAGILVAIMIMTTYLTSRQMILKTGWAEDPQQRMIQRLMLYGIPASLLISGAIFPIGVIIYWVTNNLFTLGQQQWVLRKYPPPVITGKNGKPVPGPAARKAAAQQPAKPGRFGGKSKPNGAAPETKPAVDGKALAPRPGAKPVNPKKGRPAKRQG, from the coding sequence TTGAGTCTCGACTGGATCTACTGGGCGATCTCGTGGATCCTGCTGCGCTGGCATTCGCTGTGGGAAGCGATCGGTGTCCCGGACAAAACGGTTCTGGGCACCAACTGGGCGTGGATCCTGGCGATCATCTTCCTGGTGGTCACCGTCAGGGTGATCCTTTTCCCGGTCTTCGTCAAGCAGATCAAGTCACAGCGCGCGATGCAGGCGTTGCAGCCGCAGGTCAAGGCGCTGCAGGAGAAGCACAAGGGTGACCGGGAGACGCTCCAGAAAGAAATGATGGAGCTCTACCGGAAGGAGAAGGCCAATCCGCTCATGGGCTGCCTGCCCATGTTCCTGCAGATTCCGGTCTTCCTCGGTCTCTTCCACGTGCTCCGGCGGCTCGACCCCGCCAAGATGAACAAGGACCTGTACGGCTGGACCGCCGAGCAGTTCGACAGCGCGGCGAGCGCGAAGCTCTTCACCGCGCCGATCGCCGGCCAGTTCGGCTCGTCGGCGGAGGAGTTGGCCCGGCTCGGCGCCAACGGCACCACAGTCAAGATCATTGCAGGCATCCTCGTCGCCATCATGATCATGACCACCTACTTGACCAGCCGGCAGATGATCCTCAAGACCGGATGGGCCGAAGACCCCCAGCAGCGCATGATCCAGCGCCTGATGCTGTACGGCATCCCCGCGTCGCTGTTGATCTCCGGCGCGATCTTCCCGATCGGTGTGATCATCTACTGGGTGACGAACAACCTGTTCACGCTCGGCCAGCAGCAGTGGGTGCTGCGCAAGTACCCGCCGCCGGTGATCACCGGCAAGAACGGAAAGCCGGTCCCCGGGCCGGCGGCGCGCAAGGCCGCCGCGCAGCAGCCCGCCAAGCCGGGCCGGTTCGGCGGCAAGTCCAAGCCCAACGGTGCCGCGCCCGAGACCAAGCCCGCGGTCGACGGCAAGGCTCTCGCGCCGCGCCCCGGTGCGAAGCCGGTCAACCCCAAGAAGGGCCGCCCCGCGAAGCGCCAGGGTTGA
- a CDS encoding GNAT family N-acetyltransferase — protein sequence MSRRLVSLTLDTLEDLPRPCRACVFWELDPVAAERACAAGDPGLEKEAWVSQTLLEWGSCGKLAYVDGMPAGFVMYAPPAYVPRSMAFPTSPVSADAALLMNAHIVTAFAGGGLGRMLVQGVARDLTKRGIKAIEAFGDAKFGEAGQGEDGCLAPADFFLSVGFKTVRQHPRFPRLRLELRTALSWKSDVEYALEKLLGSMSPESLLRPVRPATRSTAS from the coding sequence ATGTCGCGACGCTTGGTCAGTCTGACACTCGACACGCTCGAAGATCTGCCACGTCCTTGCCGGGCGTGCGTGTTCTGGGAGCTGGATCCGGTGGCGGCCGAGCGGGCGTGCGCCGCCGGAGACCCGGGCCTGGAGAAGGAGGCGTGGGTCTCCCAGACGCTGCTCGAGTGGGGTTCCTGCGGCAAGCTGGCGTACGTCGACGGCATGCCCGCCGGCTTCGTCATGTACGCCCCGCCGGCGTACGTGCCGCGCTCGATGGCGTTTCCCACTTCACCGGTATCGGCGGACGCCGCGCTGCTCATGAACGCCCACATCGTCACCGCCTTCGCCGGCGGCGGGTTGGGCCGGATGCTCGTGCAGGGCGTCGCCCGCGACCTCACCAAGCGCGGCATCAAGGCGATCGAGGCGTTCGGCGACGCCAAGTTCGGCGAGGCGGGTCAGGGCGAAGACGGCTGCCTCGCGCCGGCTGACTTCTTCCTCTCGGTGGGCTTCAAGACGGTCCGGCAGCACCCGCGCTTCCCGCGCCTCCGGCTGGAGTTGCGCACCGCGCTGTCCTGGAAGTCCGATGTGGAGTACGCGTTGGAGAAGCTGCTGGGCTCGATGAGCCCGGAGAGCCTGCTGCGCCCGGTGCGCCCGGCCACCCGCTCGACGGCCAGCTAA
- the yidD gene encoding membrane protein insertion efficiency factor YidD, whose protein sequence is MAERPGIAARVLTSLVIAYRRWISPALPARCRFYPSCSAYALEAIAKHGALRGAGLAVWRLLRCHPFHPGGYDPVPVPKRHRRADVTGAPN, encoded by the coding sequence ATGGCTGAGCGGCCCGGAATCGCGGCCCGAGTGCTGACCTCGCTGGTCATCGCGTACCGTCGTTGGATAAGCCCGGCACTGCCGGCCCGCTGTCGGTTCTATCCGTCGTGCAGTGCGTACGCCCTGGAGGCCATCGCTAAGCACGGTGCCCTCCGGGGAGCCGGTCTCGCGGTCTGGCGGCTGTTGCGCTGCCACCCGTTCCACCCCGGCGGGTACGACCCCGTGCCCGTTCCCAAGAGACACCGTCGTGCTGATGTGACTGGAGCCCCGAATTGA
- a CDS encoding ParA family protein, with protein sequence MQDYGTYDDPGLSHPGGYRPGGAAVSRETDYDGWAVGRGAPVAGPGHQRPPVAAHGDPDPRSVPQPRAGTGYEGQGGRPAAAGPPATGRSAVPERTPQPPSYPPSGQDDQNRRPAPSPRPQPSVGTARVEPSPSPSPARNPTNSDTPVSPSGPFTEEADADAYVSRETTSREEDDPPLAMEAMRAVQILNPSGEVTMPRPARPRILCVANQKGGVGKTTTTVNLAVALALHGNRVLVVDLDPQGNASTGLNVPHHAGIPDVYDCLIDNVPLADVAQAVEGIPNLWCVPATIDLAGAEIELVSVVARESRLSRAIAAHPETFDYVFIDCPPSLGLLTVNALVAAQEVLIPIQCEYYALEGLNQLINNINLVKQHLNPTLDVSTILLTMYDRRTRLADAVEQDVRNHFGEKVLQAVIPRNVRVSEAPSYGQSVMTYDPGSRGATSYFEAAQEIAERGVKLGGAA encoded by the coding sequence GTGCAGGACTACGGAACGTACGACGATCCGGGGCTGAGCCACCCCGGTGGCTACCGCCCGGGCGGTGCCGCTGTTTCACGTGAAACTGACTACGACGGCTGGGCGGTCGGACGGGGAGCGCCCGTGGCCGGCCCGGGACACCAGCGCCCGCCGGTCGCCGCCCACGGCGATCCCGACCCTCGTTCCGTGCCGCAGCCGAGGGCCGGCACCGGGTACGAGGGCCAAGGCGGTCGACCCGCCGCCGCCGGGCCGCCGGCGACCGGCCGGTCCGCGGTGCCGGAGCGCACGCCCCAGCCGCCGTCCTATCCGCCGAGTGGGCAGGACGACCAGAATCGCCGCCCGGCCCCCTCGCCCAGGCCGCAACCCTCGGTCGGTACGGCGAGGGTCGAGCCGTCGCCGTCACCCTCCCCCGCTCGAAACCCCACCAATTCCGACACGCCCGTGTCGCCGTCCGGACCTTTCACCGAGGAAGCCGACGCCGACGCGTACGTTTCACGTGAAACCACATCGCGTGAAGAGGATGATCCACCGTTGGCTATGGAGGCAATGCGCGCCGTGCAGATCCTGAACCCGAGTGGTGAGGTCACCATGCCTCGCCCGGCCCGGCCGAGGATCCTGTGCGTGGCAAACCAGAAGGGCGGCGTCGGCAAGACGACCACCACCGTGAACCTGGCCGTGGCCCTCGCCCTGCACGGCAACCGGGTGCTCGTGGTCGACCTGGATCCGCAGGGGAATGCCTCGACGGGGCTCAACGTCCCGCACCACGCGGGCATCCCGGACGTGTACGACTGCTTGATCGACAACGTCCCGCTCGCGGACGTCGCTCAGGCGGTCGAGGGCATCCCCAACCTGTGGTGCGTCCCGGCGACGATTGACCTCGCCGGTGCCGAGATCGAGTTGGTCTCGGTCGTGGCCCGCGAGTCCCGGCTGTCCCGGGCGATCGCCGCGCACCCGGAGACCTTCGACTACGTCTTCATCGACTGCCCGCCGTCCCTCGGCCTGCTGACGGTCAACGCGTTGGTGGCGGCCCAGGAGGTGCTGATCCCGATCCAGTGCGAGTACTACGCGCTGGAAGGGCTCAACCAGCTCATCAACAACATCAACCTCGTCAAGCAGCACCTCAACCCGACGCTCGACGTCTCCACGATCCTGCTGACCATGTACGACCGGCGCACCCGTCTTGCCGACGCCGTCGAGCAGGACGTCCGGAACCACTTCGGGGAAAAGGTGCTCCAGGCGGTCATCCCCCGGAACGTCCGCGTCTCCGAGGCACCCAGCTACGGCCAGTCGGTCATGACCTACGACCCCGGTTCGCGCGGCGCCACGAGCTACTTCGAGGCGGCTCAGGAGATTGCCGAGCGAGGCGTCAAACTGGGAGGCGCGGCATGA
- the rpmH gene encoding 50S ribosomal protein L34, with product MSKRTYQPNNRRRAKTHGFRLRMRTRAGRAILASRRSKGRARLSA from the coding sequence GTGAGCAAGCGCACCTACCAGCCGAACAACCGCCGGCGTGCCAAGACCCACGGCTTCCGGCTGCGCATGCGCACCCGCGCCGGCCGCGCCATCCTCGCCTCCCGCCGTTCGAAGGGCCGCGCCCGCCTGTCGGCCTGA
- a CDS encoding ParB/RepB/Spo0J family partition protein, whose product MKNRPRGGLGRGLGALIPTAPAQPSGGVTTDSANGVDTASPVHVPPAELAATPADPINLAPVPGARFAEVPVAAIVPNPKQPRQVFDEEAMEELKTSIEEVGLLQPIVVRELDGEKYELVMGERRWRAAQATGRETIPAIVRDTRDDAMLRDALLENIHRANLNPLEEAAAYQQLLEEFGATHEELAQRIGRSRPQISNTIRLLNLPAQVQKRVAAGVLSAGHARAILGLDGGEAQEELAKRIVAEGLSVRATEEIVALAVAEGPTNKSAPAKRRAKAHAPALTDLADRLSDRFDTRVKVDIGRSKGKITIEFATVDDLERIVGIIGVERTEQPE is encoded by the coding sequence ATGAAGAACCGTCCGCGCGGCGGCCTCGGGCGTGGGTTGGGTGCGCTGATTCCGACCGCGCCGGCCCAACCGTCCGGGGGCGTCACCACGGACTCGGCGAACGGCGTCGACACGGCGAGTCCGGTCCACGTGCCGCCCGCCGAACTCGCCGCCACGCCGGCCGACCCGATCAACCTCGCGCCGGTGCCCGGCGCCCGCTTCGCCGAGGTGCCGGTCGCCGCGATCGTGCCCAACCCGAAGCAGCCGCGGCAGGTCTTCGACGAAGAGGCGATGGAGGAGCTGAAGACCTCCATCGAGGAGGTCGGCCTCCTCCAGCCGATCGTGGTCCGCGAGCTCGACGGCGAGAAGTACGAACTCGTCATGGGCGAGCGGCGGTGGCGGGCCGCCCAGGCGACCGGCCGCGAGACGATCCCGGCGATCGTGCGGGACACCCGGGACGACGCCATGCTCCGCGACGCCCTCCTGGAAAACATCCACCGAGCGAACCTCAACCCGCTCGAAGAGGCGGCCGCGTACCAGCAGCTGCTGGAGGAGTTCGGCGCGACCCACGAAGAGTTGGCCCAGCGGATCGGCCGGAGCCGGCCGCAGATCTCCAACACGATCCGGCTGCTGAACCTCCCGGCTCAGGTGCAGAAGCGCGTCGCCGCCGGTGTCCTGTCGGCGGGCCACGCCCGTGCGATTCTCGGCCTCGACGGCGGCGAGGCTCAGGAGGAACTGGCGAAGCGGATCGTCGCGGAAGGACTCTCGGTACGAGCGACCGAGGAGATCGTGGCGCTGGCCGTCGCCGAGGGCCCGACCAACAAGTCGGCGCCGGCGAAGCGGAGGGCGAAGGCGCACGCCCCCGCACTCACCGATCTGGCCGACCGGCTGTCCGACCGCTTCGACACCCGCGTGAAGGTCGACATCGGACGGAGCAAGGGGAAGATCACGATCGAGTTCGCGACGGTCGACGACCTCGAGCGGATCGTGGGCATCATCGGCGTGGAGCGGACCGAGCAACCGGAGTAG
- the rsmG gene encoding 16S rRNA (guanine(527)-N(7))-methyltransferase RsmG: protein MPVPPELLPAAQALFGERLDRAIAYADLLATDGVVRGLIGPHEAPRIWARHLLNCAAVTELIPPRASVVDVGSGAGLPGIVLAVARPDLTVTLVEPLARRTAFLAEVVTALDLERTVTVVRARAEECVGRSPADIVTARAVAPLDRLTGWCLPLAALGGRLLALKGESAADEVAEHRDAIGRLGGATPVVRRCGVGLIDPPTTVVEIVRERAVGPARSKSSRGRVAGLHRTVTSRAGERGGAK from the coding sequence TTGCCTGTGCCCCCCGAGCTGCTCCCCGCGGCTCAGGCGCTCTTCGGCGAGCGGCTGGACCGCGCCATCGCGTACGCGGATCTGCTGGCCACCGACGGCGTTGTCCGCGGCCTGATCGGCCCGCACGAGGCTCCCCGCATCTGGGCCCGCCACCTGTTGAACTGCGCGGCGGTCACCGAGCTGATTCCGCCGCGCGCCTCCGTGGTGGACGTCGGGTCCGGGGCCGGTTTGCCCGGTATCGTGCTTGCTGTGGCGCGGCCGGACCTCACGGTCACCTTGGTCGAGCCACTGGCACGACGGACCGCCTTCCTGGCGGAAGTGGTGACGGCTCTCGACCTGGAACGGACCGTAACAGTGGTCCGGGCACGGGCCGAGGAATGCGTCGGGAGGTCTCCCGCCGACATCGTCACCGCTCGGGCGGTCGCGCCACTCGATCGGCTCACTGGCTGGTGTCTACCCCTCGCCGCCCTTGGTGGGCGGCTGCTCGCGCTCAAGGGCGAGTCAGCCGCCGACGAAGTGGCGGAACACCGCGACGCGATCGGTCGACTGGGCGGTGCCACGCCGGTCGTACGGCGCTGCGGGGTCGGTCTCATCGATCCGCCGACGACCGTCGTGGAGATCGTCCGTGAGCGCGCCGTCGGGCCGGCACGGTCGAAATCGTCGCGGGGGCGGGTCGCCGGTCTACATCGGACGGTGACGTCGCGCGCGGGAGAGCGCGGAGGGGCTAAATGA
- a CDS encoding D-alanine--D-alanine ligase family protein, protein MNSGLTTDLRVLVLAGGLSYERDVSLKSGRRVLDALRSAGIEAEQRDADVSLLPAVQADPPDAVVIALHGATGEDGSLRGVLDLCDVPYVGCDARTARLAWDKPSAKAVLREAGIPTPDWVALPHDRFSELGAVAVLDRIAERLGLPLMVKPAQGGSGLGAAVVRDATALPAAMVGCFAYDSTALVERYVAGMDVAVSVIDLGEGPQALPAVEIVPRNGVYDYAARYTAGLTTWHAPARLDDTVAAKVAETAIAAHTALGLRDLSRVDLIVDPQGQPHVLEVNVSPGMTETSLLPLAVQAAGLDFGKLLATLVGRAAHRGG, encoded by the coding sequence ATGAACTCGGGCTTGACCACAGACCTGCGCGTCCTCGTCCTCGCCGGCGGCCTCTCCTACGAACGCGACGTCTCGCTCAAGTCCGGACGGCGGGTGCTCGACGCACTGCGCAGCGCCGGCATCGAGGCCGAGCAGCGGGATGCCGACGTGTCCCTGCTGCCCGCCGTCCAGGCCGACCCGCCGGACGCGGTCGTCATCGCGCTGCACGGCGCGACCGGTGAGGACGGATCGCTGCGCGGCGTGCTCGACCTGTGCGACGTGCCGTACGTCGGCTGCGACGCCCGCACGGCCCGGCTGGCGTGGGACAAGCCGTCCGCCAAGGCGGTGCTCCGCGAGGCCGGCATCCCCACCCCCGACTGGGTGGCGCTGCCGCACGACCGCTTCTCCGAACTCGGCGCCGTCGCCGTGCTCGACCGGATCGCGGAGCGGCTCGGGTTGCCGTTGATGGTCAAGCCGGCGCAGGGCGGCTCCGGGCTCGGCGCCGCCGTCGTACGGGACGCCACCGCACTGCCGGCCGCCATGGTCGGCTGCTTCGCGTACGACTCGACCGCCCTCGTCGAGCGGTACGTCGCCGGCATGGACGTGGCGGTCTCGGTGATCGACCTCGGCGAGGGACCGCAGGCGCTGCCGGCCGTGGAGATCGTGCCCCGCAACGGCGTGTACGACTACGCGGCCCGCTACACCGCCGGCCTGACCACATGGCACGCCCCGGCCCGGCTGGACGACACGGTGGCGGCGAAAGTCGCCGAGACCGCGATCGCCGCACACACGGCACTCGGGCTGCGCGACCTCTCCCGGGTCGACCTGATCGTCGACCCGCAGGGCCAGCCGCACGTGCTCGAGGTGAACGTCTCGCCGGGGATGACGGAGACGTCGCTGCTGCCGCTCGCCGTACAGGCCGCCGGGCTCGACTTCGGCAAGCTGCTCGCCACTCTGGTGGGGCGGGCGGCTCACCGCGGCGGTTAG
- the dnaA gene encoding chromosomal replication initiator protein DnaA: MAENDLAVVWLAATEELADEIVSAQQRAYLRLTRLGAIVEDIALLSVPDAFTRDVIESRLRPAITDALSRRLGRPIQVAVTIRPPEEGQGRTAGTIYGSPTPADAFGEGGPTGSAQHPISPAGPPATASATVPVMRDPAQEEGALFNAPRQHAVDPMGQTEQLPLQPNPRYDDLHHPDLTRRDEPTTRDLRHDSGPDSGPGRVAVGERAGGVREHQGGPLRDDRRSAGGTEGSGNRLNPKYMFETFVIGSSNRFAHAASVAVAESPAKAYNPLFIYGSSGLGKTHLLHAIGHYATTLGNARSVRYVSTEEFTNDFINSLRDDKTSAFQRRYRDVDILLIDDIQFLENRERTQEEFFHTFNTLHNANKQIVITSDRSPKQLATLEDRLRTRFEWGLLADIQPPDLETRIAILQKKAAQERLFAPPDVLEFIASRISNSIRELEGALIRVTAFASLTRSPVELALAEEVLRDFIPDGSGPEITADQIMVSTADYFGVSLEDLRGHSRSRVLVNARQVAMYLCRELTDLSLPRIGQAFGGRDHTTVMHADRKIRQQMAERRSLYNQIAELTNRIKQNS; the protein is encoded by the coding sequence GTGGCCGAGAACGACCTGGCCGTGGTCTGGTTGGCAGCGACCGAAGAGCTGGCCGATGAGATCGTTTCGGCACAGCAGCGGGCCTATCTCCGGCTGACCCGGTTGGGCGCCATCGTCGAGGACATCGCCCTCCTCTCCGTACCTGACGCGTTCACCCGCGACGTGATCGAGTCGCGCCTCCGGCCGGCGATCACCGACGCGCTCTCCCGCCGGCTCGGCCGGCCGATCCAGGTCGCCGTGACGATCCGCCCGCCCGAAGAGGGACAAGGGCGCACGGCCGGGACCATATATGGCAGCCCCACCCCGGCCGACGCGTTCGGTGAGGGCGGGCCGACCGGCTCCGCGCAGCACCCGATCTCGCCGGCGGGCCCCCCGGCGACCGCCTCGGCCACCGTGCCCGTGATGCGCGATCCGGCGCAAGAAGAAGGTGCGCTCTTCAACGCGCCGCGGCAGCACGCGGTCGACCCGATGGGCCAGACCGAACAGCTCCCGTTGCAGCCCAACCCGCGCTACGACGACCTGCACCACCCCGACCTGACCCGGCGGGACGAGCCGACCACCCGGGATCTGCGCCACGACTCCGGCCCGGACAGCGGGCCCGGCCGGGTCGCGGTGGGCGAACGCGCCGGCGGCGTCCGCGAGCACCAGGGCGGCCCACTGCGCGACGACCGCAGGTCCGCCGGGGGTACGGAGGGCAGCGGCAACCGCCTCAACCCGAAGTACATGTTCGAGACGTTCGTCATCGGCTCCTCCAACCGCTTCGCGCACGCCGCCTCGGTGGCCGTGGCGGAGTCGCCGGCGAAGGCGTACAACCCGCTGTTCATCTACGGCAGCTCCGGGCTGGGCAAGACCCACCTGCTGCACGCCATTGGTCACTACGCCACCACGCTCGGCAACGCCCGCTCGGTACGGTACGTCTCCACCGAGGAGTTCACCAACGACTTCATCAACTCGCTGCGCGACGACAAGACGAGCGCCTTCCAGCGCCGCTACCGCGACGTGGACATCCTCCTGATCGACGACATCCAGTTCCTGGAGAACAGGGAGCGGACGCAGGAGGAGTTCTTCCACACGTTCAACACGCTGCATAACGCCAACAAGCAGATCGTCATCACCTCCGACCGGTCGCCCAAGCAGCTGGCGACGCTCGAGGACCGGCTCCGCACGCGGTTCGAGTGGGGACTGCTGGCCGACATCCAGCCGCCGGACCTGGAGACGCGGATCGCGATCCTGCAGAAGAAGGCCGCCCAGGAGCGGCTCTTCGCGCCTCCGGACGTGCTGGAGTTCATCGCCTCGCGGATCTCCAACTCGATCCGCGAACTGGAGGGTGCGCTGATCCGGGTCACCGCCTTCGCGTCGCTGACCCGGTCGCCGGTGGAGCTGGCCCTCGCCGAAGAGGTGCTGCGCGACTTCATCCCGGACGGCTCGGGACCGGAGATCACCGCCGACCAGATCATGGTCTCCACGGCCGACTACTTCGGCGTGAGCCTGGAGGACCTGCGCGGGCACTCGCGCTCCCGGGTCCTCGTCAACGCCCGCCAGGTCGCCATGTACCTGTGCCGCGAGCTGACCGACCTCTCGCTGCCCCGCATCGGGCAGGCGTTCGGGGGCCGGGACCACACCACGGTCATGCACGCCGACCGGAAGATCCGCCAGCAGATGGCCGAGCGGCGCTCGCTCTACAACCAGATCGCCGAGCTGACGAACCGGATCAAGCAGAACTCCTGA
- a CDS encoding Jag family protein: MTDTSTPQTEQSFDDELDTTPVAEQDDEAEAEKEPEAAPSDTDLFRQSEIAADYVEGLLDILDYDGDIDELVSAGRPVVEVVGGRLQPLVGQRGATLEALQELTRLAVFRQTGSPSRLLLDVGGYRATRRKELGAVAKNAVEKVKEFGEPVRLEAMSAFERKCVHDVVNALAGVESESEGVEPNRRIVVRPVD; this comes from the coding sequence GTGACGGACACCAGCACTCCCCAGACCGAGCAGTCCTTTGACGATGAGCTGGACACCACGCCGGTCGCGGAGCAGGACGACGAGGCAGAGGCCGAAAAGGAGCCGGAAGCCGCTCCGAGCGACACGGATCTTTTCCGGCAGAGCGAGATCGCCGCGGACTACGTCGAAGGGCTGCTCGACATCCTCGACTACGACGGCGACATCGACGAGCTGGTCTCCGCCGGCCGCCCGGTCGTCGAGGTGGTCGGTGGGCGCCTCCAGCCGCTCGTGGGCCAGCGCGGCGCCACGCTGGAGGCGCTGCAGGAGCTGACCCGGCTCGCGGTCTTCCGGCAGACCGGCTCCCCCAGCCGGCTGCTGCTGGACGTCGGCGGCTACCGCGCCACCCGGCGCAAGGAGCTCGGCGCCGTGGCCAAGAACGCGGTGGAGAAGGTCAAGGAGTTCGGCGAGCCGGTACGCCTGGAGGCGATGTCCGCGTTCGAGCGCAAGTGCGTGCACGACGTGGTGAACGCGCTCGCCGGCGTGGAGAGCGAGTCCGAGGGCGTGGAGCCCAACCGGCGGATCGTCGTCCGTCCGGTCGACTAA